In a single window of the Bacillus mycoides genome:
- a CDS encoding helix-turn-helix domain-containing protein: MHEEYKEMIKKAIEYIENHLHEELTTERVAFHGAVSMYHFHRIFQSYIGMSVTDYVRKRRLTHAAQALVSTERAVIDIAVQNGFSSQEAFTRAFKRMFQLPPKKYRKYFQSFYIEREGVSMEKGIPKGWVLSGSHPAEYEMGLDYEVVHQGKVSAYIKGKENVTHGGFSTLMQMFRADKYVGKRLRLTAFIKSENVKDWAGLWMRVDGKDTEPIAMDNMQNRPIKNTNNWQSYSVVLDIKEEALGIAFGVLLSGEGCVWLDSIRFDEVDEKIPSTDLAENFYETLLEEPVNLQFEEIEN; encoded by the coding sequence ATGCATGAAGAATATAAAGAGATGATAAAAAAAGCAATCGAATATATAGAGAATCATTTACATGAAGAGCTTACAACAGAAAGAGTGGCATTTCACGGGGCAGTATCGATGTACCATTTTCATCGTATTTTTCAAAGTTATATTGGGATGAGTGTAACGGATTATGTTCGTAAGAGAAGATTAACTCATGCTGCACAGGCTTTAGTATCGACTGAAAGAGCAGTCATTGATATTGCAGTGCAAAATGGCTTTTCCTCACAAGAGGCATTTACTAGAGCTTTTAAAAGAATGTTTCAATTACCACCAAAAAAATATCGGAAATATTTCCAGTCATTTTATATAGAAAGAGAGGGCGTTTCAATGGAAAAAGGTATACCGAAAGGATGGGTATTAAGTGGAAGTCATCCTGCTGAATATGAGATGGGCTTAGATTACGAAGTTGTTCATCAAGGAAAAGTATCTGCATATATAAAAGGAAAAGAGAACGTTACACACGGAGGGTTTTCAACATTAATGCAAATGTTCCGAGCGGATAAATATGTAGGTAAGAGGTTGCGTTTAACAGCATTTATTAAGAGTGAAAATGTAAAAGACTGGGCAGGATTGTGGATGCGAGTAGACGGAAAAGATACAGAGCCTATTGCTATGGATAACATGCAAAATCGTCCAATTAAAAATACGAATAACTGGCAATCATACTCGGTTGTACTAGATATAAAAGAAGAAGCACTTGGTATTGCATTTGGTGTTTTATTATCAGGAGAAGGCTGTGTCTGGCTAGATAGTATTCGTTTTGATGAAGTGGATGAAAAAATTCCTTCAACAGATTTGGCAGAAAACTTTTATGAAACACTCCTAGAAGAGCCGGTGAATCTGCAATTTGAAGAAATAGAAAATTAA
- a CDS encoding YusW family protein yields the protein MRILLSILLALMLVPALTGCKAPAKEDTTSNKKTTEEAKNEAPADLKLNFNEFDLKADYQDTKKDYEADYKNVAADKKMEAKVEDHKADVKLTGDEAITKLSPLLQELKFDKNTPDQEVIDQVVNVFKLDKDYQKFALEVVFSDGTKKEYKREIK from the coding sequence ATGAGAATTTTACTATCAATTTTATTAGCTCTTATGCTAGTACCTGCATTAACAGGATGTAAAGCTCCTGCAAAAGAAGACACAACTTCTAATAAAAAGACTACAGAAGAGGCAAAAAACGAAGCTCCTGCTGATTTAAAGCTAAATTTCAATGAATTTGATTTAAAAGCGGACTATCAGGATACAAAGAAAGACTACGAAGCTGATTATAAAAATGTAGCAGCCGATAAAAAAATGGAAGCAAAAGTTGAAGACCATAAAGCAGATGTAAAATTAACAGGTGATGAAGCTATTACAAAATTAAGCCCTCTTCTACAAGAATTAAAATTCGATAAAAACACACCAGATCAAGAAGTAATCGATCAAGTAGTAAATGTATTCAAACTTGATAAAGACTATCAAAAATTCGCTTTAGAAGTTGTCTTCTCTGACGGAACGAAAAAAGAATATAAAAGAGAAATAAAATAA
- a CDS encoding peptide ABC transporter substrate-binding protein — protein sequence MKKFLLFVIMTVLAITSVACGKKETQKASAGKGEGDRLVTNISSDPYTLDSAIATDSTSGYVIGQLFSSLYTQDSDGKYQNELAEKEEVNADGTEYTIHLKKDINWSDGSPITANDFEFAWKRLLNPKTGSMNATEMYFIKGAEAYNTGKGEEGQVGIQVVDPQTLKVTLEHPVASIKQKLASSLFIPLSKKSIDDNNKLKTDPKELITNGPFTLKEWKHNQAITVQKNKEYYDKKVTLKEIEFRIIPDSKTAYQLYRSKELDLLSGLPQEMIEKEKGNKEYKRVAGFSSYIYSFNVEKEPFTNAKVRKAFSLAVDRKFIVEKLYKNNAQEAYAFVPEGAKTQGGRDFRKEKGDYVKFDSAEAKKLLEEGMKEQGWSTLPEVTLKFTTDTQHKKVAEAMQEMFKKNLGVDIKLENKEWKSYIDTYKQSDFQLAYMGWGGSLLDPITKLDLYAGDGPNNYAKWHNKEFDALVKEAEVEQNEDKRFDLLHKAEDIMFDDTPLIPIIFPSSSYLQKSSVSGVQFIIGSSPELRYVKIKK from the coding sequence ATGAAGAAGTTTTTACTGTTTGTCATTATGACTGTTTTAGCAATTACTTCTGTTGCTTGCGGTAAGAAAGAGACGCAAAAGGCGAGTGCTGGTAAGGGTGAAGGCGATCGATTAGTAACGAATATTAGTAGCGATCCGTATACGCTTGATTCTGCCATTGCGACAGATAGCACGTCAGGTTATGTAATTGGGCAATTGTTTTCAAGTTTATATACGCAAGATAGTGACGGGAAATATCAAAATGAATTAGCAGAGAAAGAAGAAGTAAACGCTGATGGAACTGAATATACAATTCATTTAAAGAAAGATATTAACTGGTCGGACGGTTCTCCTATTACAGCAAATGATTTTGAGTTTGCCTGGAAGCGATTATTAAATCCGAAAACGGGTTCTATGAATGCGACAGAAATGTATTTTATTAAAGGAGCAGAGGCATATAATACTGGAAAAGGTGAAGAAGGACAAGTTGGTATTCAAGTCGTTGATCCTCAAACATTAAAGGTAACACTTGAGCACCCAGTTGCTTCTATTAAACAAAAATTAGCAAGTTCATTATTTATTCCATTATCTAAAAAATCAATTGATGATAATAATAAATTAAAAACAGATCCAAAAGAGTTAATTACGAACGGACCATTCACATTAAAAGAATGGAAGCATAACCAAGCTATTACAGTACAAAAAAATAAAGAATACTATGATAAAAAGGTAACATTAAAAGAAATTGAGTTTCGTATTATTCCAGATTCTAAAACAGCGTACCAATTGTACAGGTCAAAAGAATTAGATTTACTAAGTGGTTTACCACAAGAGATGATTGAAAAAGAAAAAGGAAACAAAGAATATAAGCGTGTTGCAGGATTCTCATCTTATATTTATTCCTTTAACGTAGAAAAAGAGCCGTTTACAAATGCGAAAGTACGTAAGGCATTTTCATTAGCGGTTGATCGTAAGTTTATCGTTGAAAAACTGTATAAAAATAATGCACAAGAAGCATATGCATTCGTTCCAGAAGGAGCAAAAACACAAGGTGGTCGTGATTTCCGTAAAGAAAAAGGCGATTACGTAAAATTCGATTCAGCAGAAGCGAAAAAATTATTAGAAGAGGGCATGAAAGAGCAAGGTTGGTCTACATTACCTGAAGTAACATTAAAATTCACTACAGATACACAACATAAAAAAGTAGCAGAAGCAATGCAGGAAATGTTTAAGAAAAATCTTGGTGTAGATATTAAATTAGAGAATAAAGAGTGGAAGAGTTACATCGACACATACAAGCAAAGTGATTTCCAATTAGCTTATATGGGATGGGGCGGCTCTCTATTAGATCCAATTACTAAACTAGATTTATATGCAGGTGATGGTCCAAACAACTATGCAAAATGGCATAATAAAGAATTTGACGCTTTAGTAAAAGAAGCAGAAGTTGAACAAAACGAAGATAAGCGCTTTGACCTATTGCATAAAGCAGAAGATATTATGTTTGATGATACACCATTAATCCCAATTATTTTCCCAAGCTCTTCGTATTTACAAAAATCATCAGTATCTGGCGTCCAATTCATTATCGGTTCTAGTCCAGAACTAAGATACGTAAAAATTAAAAAATAA
- a CDS encoding ABC transporter ATP-binding protein, translating to MTTDLITVKQVTKTYGSKNKEIAALKDISLSIPKGTTLGIIGESGSGKTTLGKLIAGIERPTSGEIDYNGQVVHKLKSAHKRDFLQKVQFIFQDSTAALNPRWKVRDIVTEGYISFGLGDKGLKDKVAGDALERVGLDRRYIDRYPHEFSGGQRQRIAIARALLCEPEVLILDEPISALDVSLQIQIVHLLQKIQKEQGYTYLFIAHDLPMVHYLCEKVAVLYKGELVEFGYTDEVFRNPQHSYTKTLLASTPKISG from the coding sequence ATGACGACAGATTTAATTACTGTAAAGCAAGTAACGAAAACGTATGGAAGTAAAAATAAAGAAATCGCAGCTTTAAAAGATATATCACTTTCTATCCCGAAAGGAACAACGCTTGGCATTATTGGGGAAAGTGGTTCTGGAAAGACAACACTTGGTAAGCTCATAGCTGGGATCGAGCGTCCAACGTCTGGTGAAATTGATTATAACGGTCAAGTTGTTCACAAGCTGAAGTCAGCTCATAAGCGGGATTTCTTACAGAAAGTACAGTTCATTTTTCAAGATTCCACAGCGGCATTAAATCCGCGCTGGAAAGTACGCGATATTGTAACAGAAGGCTATATTTCATTCGGTTTAGGCGATAAAGGATTGAAAGATAAAGTCGCAGGTGATGCACTAGAGCGTGTTGGATTAGATAGACGATATATTGATCGCTATCCACACGAATTTAGCGGCGGACAACGTCAACGTATTGCTATTGCAAGAGCGTTATTATGTGAGCCAGAAGTTTTAATCCTTGATGAACCAATTTCAGCATTAGATGTTTCACTTCAAATCCAAATTGTGCACTTGTTGCAAAAGATTCAAAAGGAACAAGGCTATACATATTTATTTATCGCGCATGATTTACCGATGGTTCACTATTTATGTGAAAAAGTGGCTGTCTTATACAAAGGAGAACTTGTTGAATTTGGATATACGGACGAAGTATTCCGTAATCCACAACATTCTTATACAAAAACATTATTAGCATCAACACCAAAAATTTCAGGTTAA
- a CDS encoding ABC transporter ATP-binding protein gives MAQILSLENVTLAVEKENSKQAIVKHVSFSINEGEIVALVGESGSGKSVTAQSIIGLNQESIHIDDGNVSFKSKELTGLQESEWNQIRGKDISFIFQDPLSSLNPTMKVGKQIAEVILQHEKKSRKEAKEIAINLLNDLGIHEAEKRFEQYPYQLSGGMRQRICLAIAFACHPKLVIADEPTTALDVTIQKQIMELLKARKEKQNTSILLITHDLALVREVADRVVVMYGGRVVEKGTIQEVIGSPKHPYTKSLLQAIPNMDDSEKVLRAIEGTTPSIETLNSFGCPFVNRCPVAIKECIHRFPERTTYSEEHSSHCWQHILEHNKAKSKEKVNAS, from the coding sequence ATGGCACAAATCTTATCTTTAGAAAACGTAACGTTGGCCGTTGAAAAAGAGAATAGTAAGCAAGCGATTGTGAAGCATGTTTCCTTTTCTATTAACGAAGGTGAAATAGTTGCACTTGTCGGAGAAAGTGGTTCAGGGAAAAGTGTTACAGCACAATCTATTATCGGCTTAAATCAAGAATCAATTCATATTGATGATGGAAATGTATCTTTCAAATCAAAGGAATTAACTGGTTTACAAGAATCAGAATGGAATCAAATTCGCGGGAAAGATATTTCCTTTATCTTTCAAGATCCGCTTTCATCTTTAAACCCAACGATGAAGGTAGGCAAACAAATTGCAGAAGTAATTTTGCAACATGAAAAGAAATCGAGAAAAGAAGCGAAAGAAATTGCGATTAACTTACTAAATGATTTAGGGATACATGAAGCAGAGAAACGCTTTGAACAATACCCGTATCAATTAAGTGGGGGGATGAGGCAGCGTATTTGTTTAGCAATTGCGTTTGCTTGTCACCCAAAGCTTGTTATTGCAGATGAACCTACAACAGCATTAGATGTAACGATTCAAAAGCAAATTATGGAGTTGTTAAAAGCAAGAAAAGAAAAACAAAATACGAGTATTTTATTAATTACACATGATTTGGCACTTGTACGTGAAGTAGCTGATCGAGTAGTGGTAATGTACGGAGGACGTGTCGTTGAAAAAGGGACGATACAAGAAGTAATAGGTTCACCTAAGCATCCATATACGAAAAGTTTATTACAAGCAATTCCGAATATGGATGATTCCGAAAAAGTATTACGTGCTATAGAAGGAACGACACCTTCCATTGAAACATTAAATAGCTTTGGTTGTCCTTTTGTAAATCGTTGCCCAGTAGCGATAAAAGAATGTATTCATCGCTTCCCAGAGAGAACGACATATTCTGAGGAGCATAGCTCACATTGCTGGCAACATATTCTGGAGCATAATAAAGCGAAATCAAAAGAGAAGGTGAATGCCTCATGA
- a CDS encoding ABC transporter permease: protein MGAYEINDQLLTNEEKKELTINKDQQTISRKKEVFRKFISNPIAVLGAVTLLLIIVFSLIGESLTPFTASEQVKEATNLPPSSEHWFGTDDLGRDIWARTWAGGKISLTVGLVAAALDIGLGVLIGGFSGYVRGRNRLGTLIDEWIIRGIEVLYGIPYLLIVILLLIVMKPGLFTIIIALALTGWIGMARLIRAQVLSLKQREFVIAAERLGTPHMKIIYGHLIPNLTGIIMVNLSFTIPAAIFSESFLSFIGLGVQSPAASWGTMTNDALGTLLSGEWWQLFFPAIMIAFIMFAFNAIGDGLQDAIDPKIVKRNRKEKKHGTNLIFRKRNVGR from the coding sequence ATGGGGGCTTATGAAATTAATGACCAGTTATTGACGAATGAAGAGAAAAAAGAATTAACGATAAATAAAGATCAGCAAACGATTAGCCGAAAAAAGGAAGTGTTTCGCAAATTTATATCAAACCCTATAGCAGTTTTAGGGGCAGTGACGTTATTACTAATTATTGTTTTCTCGCTTATTGGCGAAAGTTTAACACCATTTACTGCGAGTGAACAAGTAAAAGAAGCAACAAACTTACCACCTAGTAGTGAGCATTGGTTCGGAACAGATGATTTAGGAAGAGACATATGGGCGCGTACTTGGGCTGGAGGGAAAATTTCACTAACAGTTGGATTAGTGGCAGCAGCTCTTGATATTGGGCTAGGTGTACTAATTGGTGGCTTTAGTGGATATGTGAGAGGACGTAATCGTCTTGGAACGTTAATTGACGAGTGGATTATAAGAGGGATTGAAGTGTTATACGGTATTCCATATTTGTTAATTGTTATTTTACTATTAATTGTTATGAAACCAGGCCTTTTTACAATTATTATCGCCCTTGCATTGACGGGATGGATTGGCATGGCACGCCTCATTAGAGCGCAAGTCTTGTCTTTAAAACAAAGAGAATTTGTTATCGCAGCAGAGCGATTAGGTACACCTCATATGAAAATTATATATGGGCATTTAATTCCAAACTTAACAGGGATTATTATGGTAAATTTATCATTTACCATTCCAGCAGCTATTTTCTCAGAATCATTTTTAAGCTTTATCGGACTTGGAGTACAATCACCGGCGGCAAGCTGGGGCACGATGACGAACGATGCACTTGGGACGTTACTAAGCGGAGAATGGTGGCAACTATTCTTCCCGGCAATCATGATTGCATTCATCATGTTCGCATTTAATGCGATTGGTGATGGTTTGCAAGATGCAATTGATCCGAAAATCGTAAAACGTAATCGAAAGGAGAAAAAACATGGCACAAATCTTATCTTTAGAAAACGTAACGTTGGCCGTTGA
- a CDS encoding ABC transporter permease: protein MYVIKKLSVMVFTLWVITTVTFLIMHIIPGDPFSSDAKIFPEEVIQNMRAKYHLDEPLWNQYVAYLDGVVHFDFGESVQSTGQGVSEIITTGFGPSAIIGLQALVISLLVGIAAGTFAALYHGKVIDYSVSLLAILGISIPSFILAPLFIQVFAIQFELLPVASWGTFEHTVLPSFALALGPIAVITRFVRSNMIEVLQSDYIKLARAKGIPIKKIIIRHALRNAIVPVLTFVGPLMAGLLTGTFVIEKIFSIPGLGKYFVDSIFNRDYPVIMGTTIFYSALLIVCIFITDIIHRIVDPRIRSIT from the coding sequence GTGTATGTTATTAAAAAACTATCGGTTATGGTATTCACGCTATGGGTCATTACGACAGTAACATTTTTAATTATGCATATTATTCCAGGTGATCCGTTTTCATCAGATGCGAAAATCTTTCCTGAAGAAGTAATACAAAACATGAGAGCGAAGTATCACCTTGATGAACCGTTATGGAATCAGTATGTTGCTTATTTGGATGGGGTAGTTCATTTTGATTTTGGCGAATCTGTTCAATCGACAGGTCAAGGTGTATCGGAAATTATAACAACTGGTTTTGGACCATCGGCAATTATTGGTTTACAAGCACTTGTTATTTCATTGTTAGTCGGAATTGCCGCAGGTACATTTGCCGCGCTATATCATGGGAAAGTGATTGATTATAGTGTGAGCTTGCTTGCGATTCTCGGTATTTCTATTCCTAGTTTTATTTTAGCGCCACTATTTATACAAGTATTCGCCATCCAATTTGAATTACTACCAGTGGCGTCTTGGGGAACCTTCGAGCATACTGTATTACCTTCCTTCGCATTAGCGTTAGGACCAATCGCGGTTATTACAAGATTTGTTCGCTCTAATATGATTGAAGTGTTGCAGAGTGATTATATTAAGCTAGCGAGAGCGAAAGGTATACCAATTAAGAAAATCATTATAAGACATGCTCTTCGAAATGCGATTGTTCCGGTGCTTACATTTGTTGGCCCATTAATGGCTGGACTTTTAACAGGAACTTTCGTTATTGAAAAAATCTTTTCAATTCCTGGTTTAGGAAAATATTTTGTAGATAGTATTTTTAACCGAGATTATCCGGTAATTATGGGAACAACCATTTTCTATAGTGCGCTATTAATTGTATGTATCTTTATTACAGACATCATTCACCGTATTGTTGATCCGCGCATTCGTTCTATTACGTAA
- a CDS encoding DUF3951 domain-containing protein — protein sequence MDPLLLATIGLPLTIVILVIIGFYKLFIKKKSITSFYTPFDNITGQTISEFHEEQKILVSEDEDGDGKKKK from the coding sequence ATGGATCCACTACTTCTGGCTACTATAGGATTGCCATTAACAATCGTCATACTCGTCATCATCGGCTTCTATAAACTCTTCATTAAAAAGAAAAGCATCACTTCTTTTTACACTCCATTCGATAATATTACTGGACAAACAATTTCAGAATTTCACGAAGAACAGAAGATATTAGTATCCGAGGATGAAGACGGAGATGGTAAAAAGAAAAAATAA
- a CDS encoding multidrug effflux MFS transporter — protein MEKVNGVNHEIYKPVKTNRLWMILVLGTLTAIGPLSIDMYLPSLPKLTDDLQTGASLAQLTLTACLLGLSVGQLFIGSISDIYGRRKPLIIALIIYVASSLLCAVAPSIWSLVLLRFLQGASGSAGIVISRAMVRDMYSGSEMTKFFSLLMLVNGAAPILAPIIGGQLLQFTSWRGVFIVLGAISVFMLISATFVLRETLPPEERETGGLSGTLATYGKLLKDRLFMGYALSQGLVTAAMFAYISGSPFVLQNIYGASPQQFSLFFAINGIGIIIASQVTGRLAGKVNEKTLFVAGIIIAAVGGLSLLLTIVLGIGLIGVLCSLFLVVSSVGVVSTTGFSLAMRNQKQAAGTASALLGLLQFISGALVAPLVGIGGSNTALPMGVVIALCEIGAVLCYLFMARRSEKQFELQQRQNLEA, from the coding sequence ATGGAAAAAGTGAATGGAGTTAATCACGAAATATATAAACCTGTAAAGACAAACAGGTTATGGATGATTCTTGTATTAGGGACACTTACGGCAATTGGGCCATTATCTATTGATATGTATTTGCCTTCTTTACCAAAGTTAACGGATGATTTACAAACGGGTGCATCCCTCGCGCAGCTTACATTAACTGCTTGTCTGCTTGGGCTTTCAGTAGGGCAGTTATTTATTGGTTCAATTAGTGACATTTACGGAAGACGCAAACCTCTTATTATCGCTCTTATTATTTATGTTGCTTCTTCTTTACTTTGTGCTGTTGCACCATCGATTTGGAGTTTAGTGCTTTTACGTTTCTTACAAGGTGCTTCAGGATCTGCTGGTATCGTTATATCACGTGCAATGGTACGTGATATGTATTCAGGTTCTGAAATGACGAAGTTTTTCTCACTGCTTATGTTAGTAAACGGAGCAGCGCCTATTTTGGCGCCGATTATTGGAGGGCAATTATTACAGTTCACATCATGGCGCGGCGTTTTTATCGTTCTTGGAGCAATTAGTGTATTCATGCTAATATCAGCTACTTTCGTATTACGTGAAACATTACCTCCTGAAGAAAGAGAGACAGGTGGATTATCAGGAACGCTTGCAACATACGGAAAGCTTCTGAAAGATCGTTTATTTATGGGGTATGCATTGTCGCAAGGATTAGTAACAGCTGCAATGTTTGCTTATATTTCTGGTTCACCGTTTGTGTTGCAGAACATATACGGAGCATCACCACAGCAATTTAGCTTATTCTTTGCGATTAACGGTATCGGTATTATTATTGCTAGTCAGGTTACGGGCCGTTTAGCAGGGAAAGTTAATGAGAAAACTTTATTTGTTGCTGGTATTATTATTGCGGCTGTTGGCGGTCTATCATTACTACTTACAATCGTATTAGGAATAGGGCTAATCGGTGTTTTATGCTCGCTATTTCTTGTTGTATCAAGTGTTGGGGTTGTATCAACAACCGGCTTCTCGTTAGCGATGAGAAATCAAAAACAAGCAGCAGGAACAGCATCAGCTTTACTAGGTTTATTACAGTTCATTTCAGGAGCACTTGTTGCACCATTAGTAGGTATTGGCGGAAGCAATACCGCATTACCGATGGGGGTTGTGATAGCGCTTTGTGAAATTGGTGCTGTGTTATGTTATCTATTTATGGCCAGAAGAAGTGAGAAGCAGTTTGAACTGCAACAAAGACAAAATTTAGAGGCTTAA
- a CDS encoding DUF3981 domain-containing protein encodes MKFIVLAILTLFLIPWTRSGNKIRAVDKGGNEKVVKGKKSSILVIPVLFWIGIAIYEYFWLIDDRADSILTHYSVAVAILIGLVLFSQEQVGKLEGTLKGLLMFVLLASYGYFGYLHDIVITQKKYDSVVKIEKDISEPFTENDQPFTVPPKTAENKMKKVFGDIPKVAYFELGELTPQMVNGEALYVAPIEVSGFFKARKAETIPGYVTMSGTNPDAEAKLHLGYKMKYVPSMFFGNKLERVVRKAEPDLVFKGKPKFEVDDKGKPYYTMTYGEFISGRSGFEVEGVVVVDAQTGEVKRYDKGKAPKFVDGVLNHETASTLNTYFGKYIHGFWNTKFSQTDMKIPTEWGTKEGVTPIFGKDGTLYYFTDFTSPKEGVDSALGYSLIDARTGKLYYYNGKEVKGIMDGSAATEVVDNSFKREKWHGTMPVIYNVYGKPSWIVPVIDDGGLVRAHTVIYASNAKVFATGSTQKEALENYKNALSGSGDSFRPTSNGKEAQKEGTVQRVYKEKSGENTIVYVLLENEQKVFMVPANKFPYAMFTEVGDPIQITYLDTGEMMASVSKFTNSNLKK; translated from the coding sequence ATGAAATTTATAGTTTTAGCTATTCTCACTTTGTTTTTGATTCCATGGACTAGAAGCGGTAATAAAATTCGCGCGGTGGATAAAGGAGGAAATGAGAAAGTTGTAAAGGGTAAGAAATCATCTATTTTAGTTATTCCTGTTTTATTTTGGATAGGTATTGCAATCTATGAATATTTCTGGCTAATTGATGATCGAGCAGATTCTATTCTTACTCATTATTCTGTTGCAGTAGCGATTTTAATTGGGCTTGTTTTATTCTCACAAGAGCAGGTAGGGAAATTAGAAGGTACGTTAAAGGGACTTCTAATGTTTGTTTTACTCGCAAGTTACGGCTATTTTGGTTATTTGCACGATATAGTAATCACGCAAAAAAAATATGATTCTGTTGTGAAGATCGAGAAAGATATTTCAGAGCCATTTACTGAAAATGATCAGCCGTTTACAGTGCCGCCAAAGACAGCGGAGAATAAGATGAAAAAAGTATTTGGGGATATTCCGAAAGTAGCTTATTTTGAGTTAGGAGAATTAACGCCACAAATGGTAAATGGCGAGGCCTTATATGTAGCACCAATTGAAGTTTCAGGATTTTTTAAAGCACGTAAAGCTGAGACAATTCCAGGGTACGTAACGATGTCAGGTACGAATCCTGATGCGGAAGCGAAACTGCACCTTGGTTATAAAATGAAATATGTGCCAAGCATGTTTTTCGGTAATAAATTAGAACGTGTCGTTCGAAAAGCAGAGCCAGATTTAGTTTTTAAAGGGAAACCAAAATTTGAAGTTGATGATAAAGGGAAACCGTATTATACAATGACGTATGGTGAATTTATTTCAGGAAGATCTGGATTTGAAGTAGAAGGTGTTGTAGTAGTAGACGCACAAACAGGTGAAGTGAAAAGATACGACAAAGGAAAGGCACCTAAATTCGTTGATGGCGTATTAAATCACGAGACTGCATCTACATTAAATACGTATTTTGGTAAATATATTCACGGATTTTGGAATACAAAATTCTCACAAACGGATATGAAGATTCCGACTGAGTGGGGAACGAAAGAAGGAGTTACACCAATCTTCGGTAAGGACGGAACGTTATATTATTTTACTGATTTCACCTCTCCGAAAGAAGGAGTAGATTCTGCACTAGGCTATTCGCTTATTGATGCGCGTACAGGTAAGTTGTATTACTATAATGGAAAAGAAGTAAAGGGAATTATGGATGGTTCGGCTGCTACAGAAGTAGTGGATAATTCCTTTAAGAGAGAGAAATGGCACGGAACGATGCCGGTTATTTATAACGTGTACGGTAAACCTTCTTGGATTGTACCTGTTATTGATGACGGAGGATTAGTACGTGCTCATACTGTCATATATGCTTCTAATGCAAAAGTGTTTGCAACAGGTTCAACGCAAAAAGAAGCACTTGAGAATTATAAAAATGCGCTGAGCGGAAGTGGTGATTCATTTAGACCGACTTCAAATGGGAAAGAAGCGCAAAAAGAAGGTACTGTACAACGTGTGTATAAAGAAAAATCAGGTGAAAATACGATTGTGTACGTACTATTAGAAAACGAGCAAAAAGTATTCATGGTACCGGCGAATAAATTCCCATATGCAATGTTTACAGAAGTAGGAGATCCAATTCAAATCACATATTTAGACACAGGAGAAATGATGGCATCTGTATCTAAATTTACAAATAGTAATTTGAAAAAGTAA
- a CDS encoding MFS transporter — protein MTYRRFVASQSIIMMAGSMVFPFYILLLRNVGNSFSQFGWAYGLFALTSALVYPLVGRISDRVGDRKLLIIYAWSMAILMLFFPIATEVWHVYILQILMGILGAVQRNTEKTSLARKVAHKEAGYEIGKYHVWTSIGGGVAIIATGYLVDFFTIGTIFYIASVLYVVSGFVLSRGDK, from the coding sequence ATGACATATAGAAGATTTGTAGCCTCACAAAGCATTATTATGATGGCGGGTAGTATGGTATTTCCTTTTTATATACTATTGCTTCGAAATGTAGGAAATAGTTTCTCGCAATTTGGCTGGGCGTACGGCTTATTTGCCTTAACTTCAGCTCTAGTATATCCGTTAGTTGGAAGAATCTCTGATAGGGTAGGTGATAGAAAGTTATTAATTATATACGCATGGTCCATGGCTATATTAATGCTTTTTTTCCCTATTGCAACAGAAGTTTGGCATGTATACATTCTCCAAATTTTAATGGGTATTTTAGGTGCTGTGCAGCGTAATACGGAGAAGACATCGTTAGCACGAAAGGTAGCGCATAAGGAAGCTGGTTACGAAATTGGAAAATACCATGTATGGACATCAATTGGGGGCGGAGTAGCTATAATTGCAACTGGTTACCTAGTGGATTTCTTTACGATAGGGACTATTTTTTACATTGCTTCAGTTTTATATGTAGTTAGTGGATTTGTATTAAGCCGCGGTGATAAGTAA